The following proteins are co-located in the Pseudomonas synxantha genome:
- a CDS encoding magnesium and cobalt transport protein CorA: MGRVVAAAVYSAGKKVSDITLDEGAAWAAKPGHFVWIGLEEPSAQELNNLQRQFNLHELAIEDAMEKHSRPKLETFGDALFIVTYSPVRENGKLEFIETHIFAGNGYIITARNGHSASYGFVRQRCEARPLLLEHGEDFVLYALLDFVTENYQPVSEAIHAEIDELERNVLCSSLSEGDIQNLHGLRRDVLRLKRYVAPMVEISQELQKLSFPFIDKNMRPYFRDVQIHVTRQMEDLTTLRDIASQTIEIGVLLEASRQSVVQRKFAAWAAILAFPTAVAGIYGMNFQNMPELQWHYGYFGVLGFIALGCTGLWASFKRSGWL; this comes from the coding sequence ATGGGTAGAGTTGTTGCGGCCGCCGTCTACAGTGCCGGAAAGAAAGTCTCGGATATCACCCTCGATGAAGGCGCAGCCTGGGCCGCCAAACCCGGACACTTTGTGTGGATCGGCCTGGAAGAGCCCAGTGCCCAGGAGTTGAACAACCTGCAACGCCAGTTCAACCTGCACGAACTGGCCATCGAAGACGCCATGGAAAAGCACAGCCGCCCGAAGCTGGAAACCTTCGGCGACGCGCTGTTTATCGTCACCTACTCACCAGTGCGCGAGAACGGCAAGCTGGAGTTTATCGAAACCCATATCTTTGCCGGCAACGGCTACATCATCACCGCACGCAATGGTCATTCGGCGTCCTACGGTTTTGTGCGCCAACGTTGTGAAGCGCGACCACTGCTGCTGGAGCATGGGGAGGATTTCGTACTCTATGCGCTGCTGGATTTCGTCACCGAAAACTACCAGCCGGTGAGCGAGGCGATCCATGCGGAGATTGATGAGCTGGAGCGCAATGTGCTGTGCAGTTCGCTGAGCGAGGGCGATATCCAGAACCTGCACGGCCTGCGCCGCGACGTGCTGCGGCTCAAGCGCTATGTGGCACCGATGGTGGAGATCAGCCAGGAGCTGCAGAAGCTGAGCTTTCCGTTTATCGACAAGAACATGCGCCCCTACTTTCGCGACGTGCAGATCCATGTAACGCGGCAGATGGAAGACCTCACCACACTGCGCGATATCGCCAGCCAGACCATCGAGATCGGTGTGTTACTGGAGGCCTCGCGCCAGAGCGTAGTACAGCGCAAGTTCGCCGCGTGGGCGGCGATCCTGGCATTCCCCACGGCAGTGGCGGGGATTTATGGGATGAACTTTCAGAACATGCCCGAGCTGCAGTGGCACTACGGCTATTTTGGGGTGCTCGGGTTTATTGCGCTGGGCTGCACAGGTTTATGGGCCAGCTTCAAGCGTTCGGGCTGGCTTTAA
- a CDS encoding helix-turn-helix domain-containing protein has product MAASRWSASKRLKNVTSEPTAVQIIHNTEGKPAFVVIPYEHYVAQQNDPNLIPHAVVSRLVDGATPIRAWREHLNLTQEEVARRLGISQPAFAQQEAVNKPRRTTREKIAKAFGINASQLEI; this is encoded by the coding sequence ATGGCAGCATCCAGGTGGTCAGCATCCAAGAGGTTAAAAAACGTGACGAGCGAACCTACTGCCGTACAGATCATCCACAATACGGAGGGCAAGCCAGCCTTTGTGGTGATTCCCTATGAACACTATGTGGCGCAGCAAAACGATCCAAACCTGATCCCCCACGCGGTAGTCAGCCGCCTGGTGGATGGCGCGACACCTATCCGAGCCTGGCGCGAACACCTGAACCTGACCCAGGAAGAGGTCGCCAGGCGCCTGGGTATTTCACAACCTGCCTTTGCCCAGCAAGAGGCGGTCAATAAACCTCGACGGACCACGCGGGAAAAAATTGCCAAGGCGTTCGGAATCAATGCCAGCCAACTGGAGATATAA
- a CDS encoding amidotransferase, producing MSLRVCILETDILRPGLIDQYQGYGQMFKRLFAKQPIAAEFVVYNVVQGEYPPDDEVFDAYLITGSKADSFGTDPWIQTLKTYVLERYERGDKLLGICFGHQLLALLLGGKTERASQGWGMGIHDYKLDAKAPWMSPEVPELTLLISHQDQVTTLPENATVIASSEFCPIAAYHIGDQVLCFQGHPEFVQDYSRELLEILQTTLGEKVYTNGVASLERDHHGATVAEWMMRFVAHKPDASVKASPNA from the coding sequence ATGTCGCTACGCGTCTGCATCCTGGAAACCGATATCCTGCGTCCAGGCTTGATCGATCAGTACCAAGGTTACGGGCAGATGTTCAAGCGCCTGTTCGCCAAGCAACCGATTGCCGCCGAATTTGTCGTCTACAACGTGGTGCAGGGCGAATACCCACCGGATGACGAAGTGTTTGATGCGTACCTGATCACCGGCAGCAAGGCCGACTCGTTCGGCACTGACCCTTGGATCCAGACCCTCAAGACCTATGTGCTCGAGCGCTACGAGCGCGGTGACAAGCTGTTGGGTATCTGCTTCGGCCATCAACTCCTGGCATTGCTGCTCGGCGGCAAGACTGAGCGCGCGAGCCAAGGCTGGGGCATGGGCATCCATGACTACAAGCTGGATGCCAAGGCCCCATGGATGAGCCCCGAGGTACCGGAGCTGACGCTATTGATCAGTCACCAGGACCAGGTCACGACCTTGCCGGAAAATGCCACGGTCATTGCCTCCAGTGAGTTTTGCCCGATTGCCGCTTACCACATCGGTGACCAGGTGTTGTGCTTCCAGGGGCACCCTGAATTTGTCCAGGACTATTCCCGCGAGTTGTTGGAGATTCTTCAGACAACCCTTGGGGAAAAGGTTTACACCAACGGCGTTGCCAGCCTGGAACGCGACCACCACGGCGCAACCGTGGCGGAGTGGATGATGCGTTTTGTCGCCCACAAGCCGGACGCCAGCGTTAAAGCCAGCCCGAACGCTTGA
- a CDS encoding HAD-IA family hydrolase, whose protein sequence is MNAPRTAVGPIKAVIFDMDGLLLDTEGIYTEVTQIIAERYGRTYDWGIKQHIIGRGAQDLADYVVKALDLPITPAEFLEIREPLMSERFPKALGMPGAEALVRHLKAHNIPIAVGTSSSRNSFGHKTTLHREWFGLFDTIVTADDPEVGAAKPAPDIFLTAARRLGVAPEDCLVFEDSPFGVTAAKAAHMTAIAVPDEAMADSKYQHADQIIRKLADFDLAAYGLPPMA, encoded by the coding sequence ATGAATGCACCGCGTACAGCAGTCGGTCCAATCAAGGCCGTAATTTTCGATATGGACGGGTTGTTGCTGGATACCGAAGGCATCTACACCGAAGTCACGCAGATCATTGCCGAGCGCTACGGCCGTACCTATGACTGGGGGATCAAGCAGCACATCATTGGGCGTGGTGCCCAAGACCTGGCCGATTACGTGGTCAAGGCGCTGGACTTGCCGATCACACCCGCCGAGTTCCTGGAGATCCGCGAGCCGCTGATGAGCGAGCGTTTTCCCAAGGCGCTGGGCATGCCAGGCGCCGAGGCGTTGGTGCGGCATTTGAAGGCGCACAATATTCCGATTGCGGTGGGCACCAGTTCGTCGCGTAATTCGTTTGGCCACAAGACCACCCTGCACCGCGAATGGTTTGGCCTCTTCGACACTATCGTTACGGCGGACGACCCGGAGGTCGGCGCTGCCAAGCCTGCGCCGGATATCTTCCTGACCGCCGCGCGCCGTCTGGGTGTGGCGCCGGAGGATTGCCTGGTGTTCGAAGACTCGCCGTTCGGCGTGACCGCGGCGAAGGCTGCCCATATGACTGCCATTGCAGTGCCCGATGAGGCGATGGCGGACAGCAAGTACCAGCATGCTGACCAGATCATCCGCAAGCTCGCGGATTTCGATTTGGCGGCCTATGGCTTGCCACCCATGGCCTGA
- a CDS encoding CopG family ribbon-helix-helix protein: MASPVLSFRVEEELVEQLDQLSLATDRDRQYHLKRALARYVEAESWHINAIAEGIADAEAGNLIDMDAVKAKWVNRAKNRVDGKSGQ; encoded by the coding sequence ATGGCATCACCCGTGCTGTCATTTCGTGTGGAAGAGGAATTGGTTGAACAGCTTGATCAGTTGTCATTGGCAACGGATCGCGACCGCCAATATCACCTCAAGCGCGCCTTGGCTCGTTACGTTGAGGCCGAGTCATGGCATATCAACGCAATCGCTGAAGGTATCGCAGACGCAGAGGCAGGCAACCTCATAGATATGGACGCCGTTAAGGCTAAGTGGGTAAACCGTGCCAAAAATCGTGTTGACGGAAAAAGCGGACAGTGA
- a CDS encoding type II toxin-antitoxin system RelE/ParE family toxin, whose amino-acid sequence MPKIVLTEKADSDLESIYEYYESRLGAEAAEGVVAQIIEALEQLEMFTGLGRPSQIPDVRELILSKFPFIAPYRLAHGIVQILRILHQRMERSEDW is encoded by the coding sequence GTGCCAAAAATCGTGTTGACGGAAAAAGCGGACAGTGATCTAGAGTCGATCTACGAATACTATGAGTCACGCTTGGGGGCAGAAGCCGCCGAAGGGGTGGTAGCTCAAATCATTGAGGCGCTCGAACAGTTGGAAATGTTTACAGGCTTGGGCAGGCCCTCTCAAATTCCAGACGTCAGAGAGCTGATCCTGTCCAAATTTCCTTTCATCGCCCCCTATCGCCTTGCTCACGGAATAGTACAGATTCTGCGTATCCTGCATCAGCGTATGGAGCGCTCTGAAGACTGGTAA
- a CDS encoding DUF2784 domain-containing protein: protein MLYRLAADGLVLFHLTFILFVLFGGLLTLKWPRVMWLHLPAVAWGIAVEVLHLPCPLTRWENLLRHLAGQEGYGGGFIEHYILTLIYPAGLTANIQLVLGAVVVLVNLAVYGRVIRRYVQA, encoded by the coding sequence ATGCTCTATCGTTTAGCCGCCGACGGCCTCGTGCTGTTTCATCTGACCTTTATCCTGTTCGTGCTGTTCGGCGGCCTGCTCACCCTGAAGTGGCCCCGGGTAATGTGGCTGCACCTGCCCGCCGTTGCCTGGGGCATCGCTGTGGAGGTGCTGCACCTGCCCTGCCCGCTCACCCGCTGGGAAAACCTGTTGCGCCACCTGGCCGGGCAAGAGGGTTATGGCGGCGGGTTCATCGAGCACTACATCCTGACGCTGATCTACCCCGCCGGCCTGACCGCGAATATTCAGTTGGTGCTGGGGGCCGTGGTGGTGCTGGTTAACCTGGCGGTGTATGGGCGGGTTATCCGGCGTTACGTACAGGCTTGA
- a CDS encoding DUF4337 domain-containing protein, producing the protein MSEAFEVPSPHEKHLEHTTEHAHGRGDTFASRIAVMTAIMATVGAMLSYQAGSSESTAAMDKNNAAIIKTEAANQWNYYQAKSSRQNLAELATHIPGVDAAHYKDEIERYKHQKEDVRRQAEKLEATSREWDQKSEQALHQHHRWAQAMTAIQIAISLAAITLLTRKEWLKRMSYTAGAVAVVLGSLASLHL; encoded by the coding sequence ATGTCCGAAGCCTTCGAAGTCCCCAGCCCCCACGAAAAACACCTCGAGCACACCACCGAACACGCCCACGGCCGCGGCGACACCTTCGCCAGCCGCATCGCCGTGATGACAGCCATCATGGCCACCGTCGGCGCCATGCTCAGCTACCAGGCCGGCTCCAGCGAAAGCACAGCTGCGATGGACAAGAACAACGCCGCCATCATCAAGACCGAAGCCGCCAACCAATGGAACTACTACCAGGCCAAATCCAGCCGCCAGAACCTGGCGGAACTGGCCACCCATATTCCCGGCGTGGATGCGGCGCACTATAAGGACGAGATCGAGCGCTACAAACACCAGAAGGAAGACGTGCGCAGGCAAGCCGAGAAACTGGAGGCCACGTCACGGGAATGGGATCAGAAATCCGAGCAGGCACTGCACCAGCACCACCGCTGGGCCCAGGCAATGACAGCGATTCAGATCGCGATTTCGTTGGCGGCGATTACCTTGCTCACCCGTAAGGAGTGGCTCAAACGCATGTCGTATACGGCCGGCGCAGTGGCTGTGGTGCTGGGCAGCCTGGCATCGCTACATCTGTGA
- a CDS encoding crotonase/enoyl-CoA hydratase family protein has protein sequence MSELIAYHFEDGIATLTLSNGKVNAISPAVVSEFNAALDQAEKDRAVVIITGTPGILSGGYDLKVMTAGPKEAISLVTSGSTLARRLLAHAFPVIVACPGHAVAKGAFLLLSADYRIGVEGPFSIGLNEVAIGMTMHHAGIELARDRLRKSAFHRSVINAEMFDPQGALQAGFLDKVVAPEELHAAALEAARQLKKINMNAHKHTKLKVRRALLEALDEAIIQDQGHNLS, from the coding sequence ATGAGTGAGTTGATTGCCTACCACTTCGAAGACGGTATCGCGACCCTGACCTTGAGCAACGGCAAGGTCAATGCCATTTCTCCTGCGGTGGTCAGCGAATTCAATGCTGCGCTGGATCAGGCCGAGAAAGATCGGGCGGTGGTGATCATCACGGGCACGCCGGGGATTTTGTCGGGTGGTTATGATTTGAAGGTGATGACCGCCGGCCCTAAAGAGGCAATCAGCCTGGTGACGTCGGGCTCGACCCTGGCGCGGCGTCTGTTGGCGCATGCGTTCCCGGTGATCGTTGCGTGCCCTGGGCATGCAGTGGCCAAGGGCGCGTTTTTATTGTTGTCGGCGGATTACCGCATTGGCGTGGAAGGCCCGTTCAGCATTGGTCTGAATGAAGTGGCAATCGGCATGACCATGCATCACGCCGGTATCGAGTTGGCGCGGGATCGTCTGCGCAAGTCGGCATTTCATCGGTCGGTGATCAATGCCGAAATGTTTGATCCGCAAGGCGCCTTGCAAGCAGGCTTCCTCGATAAGGTCGTGGCGCCGGAAGAATTGCACGCGGCAGCCCTGGAGGCGGCGCGGCAGTTGAAGAAGATCAATATGAACGCTCACAAGCACACCAAGTTAAAAGTGCGCCGGGCGCTGCTGGAGGCTCTGGACGAAGCAATCATCCAGGATCAAGGCCATAACCTGAGTTAA
- a CDS encoding IS4 family transposase — MSVQQELLDLGDLFNFSDLSTFTQNIPVEWVASALGLSSQATIRRRRLPADQVLWLVLGMALFRDEPVHEVARRLNICAQGLASDHLLARSGVTEARKRLGSDPVEWLFRKTGSQWGGERYNGDTWQDLQVFAVDGALLRTPDNQELRDHFGSGNTGTDRQTPFPMLRLVALMNVRSHLLLDAQLSPYRRSEMRLADEFLQQIPDHSVTLFDKGFWSANLLLSLSGAGINRHWLIPERKGVVSEEVARYGKHDRLLRMKVSQQARKQNPNLPRHWEVRAVSYEVQGKLKTVMTSLPVETYSAKMIAKLYQERWEIELGFRDIKSSMQQNAVTLRSKKIDLIYQEVWGLLLAYNVIRREASLAAVAFGRTPSDIRFKPACQYIAVQLIVMAAANPISATGRRLSELRAGVGGLFLDHRPRPSRPRTVKISKTRFPVNRKAAPLK, encoded by the coding sequence ATGTCTGTTCAACAAGAACTGCTCGACCTTGGCGATCTTTTTAACTTCTCAGACCTGAGCACCTTCACCCAGAACATCCCCGTCGAGTGGGTCGCATCGGCACTCGGGCTCTCCTCCCAAGCCACCATCCGTAGGCGCCGCTTGCCAGCCGATCAGGTGCTTTGGCTCGTTCTGGGCATGGCGTTGTTTCGTGACGAACCCGTTCATGAAGTGGCTAGACGTTTGAATATTTGTGCTCAGGGGCTTGCTAGCGATCATTTGCTGGCCAGAAGCGGCGTGACTGAAGCTCGCAAACGATTAGGCTCTGATCCAGTCGAATGGCTGTTCCGCAAGACCGGTAGTCAATGGGGCGGCGAGCGTTACAACGGAGATACCTGGCAGGATTTACAAGTGTTTGCAGTAGACGGAGCGCTTCTGCGAACTCCCGATAATCAGGAGCTACGAGATCATTTTGGCTCAGGAAACACCGGCACTGATCGTCAGACACCGTTTCCAATGCTGCGTCTTGTCGCCTTGATGAATGTGCGTTCGCACCTGCTTCTGGATGCTCAGCTGAGTCCCTATCGGCGCAGTGAAATGCGCTTGGCTGACGAGTTTCTTCAACAAATCCCTGACCACTCAGTGACGCTGTTCGACAAGGGTTTCTGGAGCGCGAATTTGTTACTGAGCTTGAGCGGTGCCGGCATCAATCGCCACTGGCTGATCCCGGAGCGCAAAGGGGTGGTAAGCGAAGAGGTTGCTCGTTACGGCAAGCACGACCGATTGTTACGCATGAAAGTGTCCCAACAAGCTAGAAAGCAAAACCCCAATTTACCCCGTCACTGGGAGGTGCGCGCGGTCAGCTATGAAGTCCAAGGGAAGCTCAAAACGGTGATGACTTCACTGCCCGTCGAAACTTATAGCGCCAAGATGATTGCCAAGTTGTATCAGGAGCGATGGGAGATAGAGCTGGGCTTCAGAGACATCAAAAGCTCAATGCAGCAGAACGCAGTGACTCTGCGTAGCAAGAAGATCGACCTGATATACCAAGAAGTATGGGGGCTTTTACTGGCTTACAACGTGATCCGGCGGGAGGCCAGTCTAGCTGCCGTAGCGTTCGGTCGCACACCATCAGATATTCGTTTCAAGCCGGCGTGCCAATACATTGCGGTGCAATTGATTGTGATGGCTGCGGCTAATCCTATTTCGGCGACAGGAAGGCGCTTGTCAGAACTGAGGGCGGGAGTCGGAGGGCTGTTTTTGGATCACCGCCCAAGGCCATCAAGACCAAGGACGGTGAAGATCTCAAAAACCAGGTTTCCAGTAAACCGTAAGGCTGCTCCGCTTAAGTGA
- a CDS encoding LysR family transcriptional regulator: MESFGSIECFVRSAEGGSFAEAARHLSLTPAAVGKSVAKLEARLGVRLFQRSTRRLALTEAGKLFLAEVSSSLTTIQNAVANLASAEGRPVGTLKVSMGTVVGCLYIVPLLGEFLKRYPDIIPDWHFDNRQVDLIGQGFDAALGGGFELPLGVVARKLAPAHRVLVASPDYLAARPAVLQPEDLERCDGILIRSPQTGRVRSWQLTHRKGEHGPLNLKPRMTMSDSQAACIAADQGLGVALVSMPFAVPWLASGKLLRVLPDWYVNDGNISIYYAEHKLLPGKTRAFVDFIIEQFAEQQLGQRFSAI, encoded by the coding sequence ATGGAGAGCTTTGGCAGTATCGAATGCTTCGTGCGCAGCGCCGAGGGCGGTAGTTTTGCCGAGGCCGCCCGGCACCTGAGCCTGACCCCGGCAGCGGTGGGTAAGAGCGTTGCGAAACTGGAAGCGCGCCTGGGTGTACGGCTGTTCCAACGCAGTACCCGACGTCTCGCCCTGACCGAAGCCGGCAAGCTGTTCCTTGCCGAGGTCAGCTCCAGCCTCACCACCATCCAGAATGCCGTAGCCAACCTGGCCAGCGCCGAAGGGCGGCCGGTGGGCACGCTCAAGGTCAGCATGGGCACAGTGGTCGGCTGCTTGTATATCGTGCCGCTGCTGGGTGAATTCCTAAAACGTTATCCCGATATCATTCCGGACTGGCATTTCGACAATCGCCAGGTCGACCTGATTGGCCAAGGCTTCGACGCGGCACTTGGCGGCGGGTTCGAGCTACCCCTGGGCGTGGTGGCGCGCAAACTGGCGCCAGCGCATCGGGTGTTGGTGGCATCCCCCGATTACCTGGCAGCACGGCCGGCGGTGTTACAGCCCGAGGACTTGGAGCGCTGCGACGGCATCCTGATTCGCTCACCGCAAACCGGTCGCGTGCGCTCCTGGCAACTGACTCATCGCAAGGGCGAACACGGTCCGCTGAACCTCAAGCCGCGCATGACCATGAGCGACTCCCAAGCCGCCTGCATCGCCGCCGACCAGGGGCTGGGCGTTGCGTTGGTGAGCATGCCGTTTGCTGTGCCCTGGTTGGCGAGCGGCAAGTTGCTGCGGGTGTTGCCGGATTGGTATGTGAACGATGGCAATATTTCCATCTACTACGCCGAACACAAACTGTTGCCCGGCAAGACCCGGGCGTTTGTGGATTTCATCATTGAGCAGTTTGCCGAGCAGCAGTTAGGCCAAAGATTCAGTGCCATCTAA
- a CDS encoding 3-oxoacyl-ACP reductase family protein, with protein sequence MTTQNLIGKVALIQGGSRGIGAAIVKRLAAQGAAVAFTYVSSASKAEALQNDVISDGGKALAIQADSADATAIRNAVNATVEAFGRLDILVNNAGVLAIAPLEDFKLEDFDQTLAINVRSVFIATQEAARHMGEGGRVINIGSTNAERMPFGGGGPYAMSKSALVGLTKGLARDLGPRGITVNNVQPGPVDTDMNPANSDFAESLIGLMAVGRYGHVEEIASFVAYLAGPEAGYITGASLTIDGGFSA encoded by the coding sequence ATGACCACACAAAATCTCATCGGCAAAGTCGCCTTGATTCAAGGCGGTTCCCGCGGCATCGGCGCCGCCATCGTCAAGCGCCTCGCCGCGCAGGGTGCAGCGGTTGCCTTTACCTACGTCAGCTCGGCCTCCAAGGCCGAAGCGTTGCAGAACGACGTGATCAGCGATGGCGGCAAAGCCTTAGCGATTCAAGCGGACAGCGCTGATGCCACGGCAATTCGCAATGCGGTCAATGCCACTGTCGAAGCGTTCGGGCGCCTGGATATCCTGGTGAATAACGCCGGCGTGCTGGCCATCGCCCCACTGGAAGATTTCAAGTTGGAAGACTTCGATCAGACCCTGGCAATCAACGTGCGTAGCGTATTTATCGCCACCCAGGAAGCCGCCAGGCATATGGGCGAAGGGGGTCGGGTGATCAATATCGGCAGCACCAATGCCGAGCGCATGCCGTTTGGTGGCGGCGGGCCTTATGCGATGAGCAAGTCGGCACTGGTGGGTTTGACCAAAGGCCTGGCGCGAGACCTGGGGCCGCGAGGCATCACCGTCAATAACGTGCAGCCCGGGCCGGTGGATACCGATATGAACCCGGCCAACAGTGACTTTGCCGAAAGCTTGATCGGGTTGATGGCGGTGGGCCGGTATGGGCATGTGGAAGAGATTGCCAGCTTTGTGGCGTATCTGGCCGGGCCGGAAGCCGGGTACATCACCGGTGCCAGCCTGACCATCGATGGTGGCTTCAGCGCCTAG
- a CDS encoding lysophospholipid acyltransferase family protein, whose product MLFLLRMLLMGLHFMIAGVLGVILGVCRPFNPDNSRLCARLYALPAMWILRLKLKTDVGSLRNKPGTCVVIANHQSNYDLFVLGNVVPHRTVCIAKKSLKWVPLFGQLFWLAGNVLIDRGNAHKARRAMLTTTHTLQHEDTSIWVFPEGTRNLGNGLLPFKKGAFHMAIAAGVPIVQVCVSTYVKQMKLNRWDSGDVLIRSLPPIPTIGLTVDDIPQLMRTCQTQMDECIAQMDRELQSACVPAPL is encoded by the coding sequence ATGCTTTTTCTGTTACGTATGCTGTTGATGGGCCTGCACTTTATGATCGCCGGGGTACTGGGCGTAATTTTAGGGGTGTGTCGGCCATTCAATCCGGACAACAGCCGCCTCTGTGCCCGTCTTTACGCATTACCGGCCATGTGGATTTTGCGCCTGAAGTTGAAGACAGATGTCGGCTCGCTGCGCAACAAGCCTGGTACCTGTGTAGTGATCGCCAACCATCAGTCCAATTACGACCTGTTTGTACTTGGCAATGTAGTGCCGCACCGCACCGTATGCATCGCCAAGAAAAGCCTGAAATGGGTGCCGCTGTTCGGCCAGTTGTTCTGGCTGGCGGGCAATGTGCTGATCGACCGCGGCAATGCACACAAGGCGCGGCGTGCCATGCTCACCACCACCCACACGTTGCAGCATGAGGACACCTCGATCTGGGTGTTCCCCGAAGGCACGCGCAACCTGGGCAACGGGCTGTTGCCGTTCAAGAAAGGCGCGTTTCATATGGCAATTGCGGCCGGCGTGCCGATCGTGCAGGTGTGTGTCAGCACTTATGTGAAGCAGATGAAGCTCAATCGTTGGGACAGTGGGGATGTGCTCATACGTTCGTTGCCGCCGATTCCTACGATTGGTCTGACAGTGGACGACATCCCTCAGTTAATGAGGACCTGTCAGACGCAGATGGATGAGTGCATTGCCCAAATGGACCGCGAACTGCAAAGCGCTTGCGTGCCTGCGCCGCTATAA
- a CDS encoding DMT family transporter — translation MNLSIVYALAAAALFGASTPLAKSLGLGLSPILLAGLLYFGSGIGLAGVRLIRDRGWAPAGLTPSEWPWLLGAIAFGGILGPVALMFGLTRTASATASLMLNLESVLTAVIAWVVFRENADRRIVLGMIAIVLGGVALSWTGAGGVSQDWTGPLAVALACLCWGIDNNLTRKVSASDALFIAGAKGLIAGLVNCTLAIYLGAQIPGLAQLVPILLVGFLGYGISLVMFVLALRGLGSARTGAYFSTAPFLGAAVALLVFGESVTVAFWIASALMAVGVWLHLTERHAHEHLHEATEHGHRHVHDEHHQHEHGFEWDPKEAHSHVHVHGVMRHSHAHFPDVHHRHRH, via the coding sequence ATGAACCTCAGTATCGTTTACGCCCTCGCCGCCGCCGCGCTGTTCGGCGCCAGCACCCCGCTCGCCAAAAGCCTCGGCCTGGGCCTCTCGCCCATACTGCTCGCCGGCCTGCTCTACTTCGGCAGCGGCATTGGCCTTGCCGGCGTACGCCTGATCCGCGATCGCGGCTGGGCACCTGCCGGGTTGACCCCATCGGAATGGCCCTGGCTACTTGGCGCCATCGCCTTCGGCGGCATCCTCGGACCCGTCGCCCTCATGTTCGGCCTGACCCGTACCGCCAGCGCCACCGCCTCGCTGATGCTCAACCTTGAATCGGTATTGACCGCCGTGATCGCCTGGGTCGTGTTCAGGGAAAACGCAGACCGCCGCATCGTGCTTGGCATGATCGCGATTGTGCTGGGCGGCGTGGCGCTGTCATGGACCGGCGCTGGCGGCGTCAGCCAGGACTGGACCGGGCCGCTGGCCGTTGCGCTGGCGTGTTTGTGCTGGGGCATTGATAACAATCTGACGCGCAAAGTGTCTGCGTCTGACGCGCTATTTATCGCCGGCGCCAAGGGTTTGATTGCGGGGCTGGTGAATTGCACCCTGGCGATTTACCTCGGGGCGCAGATTCCCGGCTTGGCACAACTGGTGCCGATCCTGCTGGTTGGGTTTCTGGGGTATGGGATCAGCCTGGTCATGTTTGTGCTGGCGCTACGCGGGCTGGGCAGTGCGCGTACCGGCGCCTACTTCTCGACGGCGCCCTTCCTCGGTGCCGCAGTGGCCTTGCTGGTGTTTGGAGAGTCAGTGACCGTGGCGTTCTGGATTGCTTCGGCGCTGATGGCCGTGGGTGTGTGGCTGCACCTGACGGAACGGCATGCCCATGAGCATCTGCATGAAGCCACGGAACATGGGCATCGGCATGTGCATGATGAGCATCATCAGCATGAGCATGGGTTTGAGTGGGATCCGAAGGAGGCCCATAGTCATGTGCATGTTCATGGTGTGATGAGGCATAGCCATGCGCATTTTCCGGATGTGCATCATCGGCATAGGCATTGA